Proteins encoded by one window of Pseudomonas tructae:
- a CDS encoding sigma-54-dependent transcriptional regulator: protein MEQSILVVEDDEILAENIQTYLERKGFEVTVCHSAEAALEQLSRCQPDAVLTDNSLPGMNGHELLKALSQRAPELKVIMMTGYGNVEDAVLAMKEGAFHYLTKPVVLAELKLMLEKALATERMERTLSFYQEREAQKSGGQALIGESPAMLGLKHTIGQLLDAEQRMASGDLPPVLVEGETGTGKELVARALHFDGVRSKGPFIEFNCASIPANLLEAELFGHEKGAFTDAKDRRVGLVEAADGGTLFLDEIGEMDLLLQAKLLKLLEDRTIRRIGAVKERKVDLRIISATNCNLEQMVQQGKFRRDLFFRLRIISIKVPRLYARGEDILLLARHFLALHGKRYGKPNLRFSDEAEELMLNYSWPGNVRELRNMLEQTVLLAPQEVIAPHQLNVCMSLVDEPLEMPTPVAHEAYGNGEMASASLPEVERDMVRKMLDRTDWNVTKSARLLGLSRDMLRYRIEKLGLTRPDKRQW, encoded by the coding sequence ATGGAGCAGAGCATTCTGGTAGTCGAGGATGATGAAATCCTTGCCGAGAACATCCAGACCTACCTTGAGCGCAAAGGCTTCGAGGTCACCGTCTGCCACAGCGCCGAAGCGGCTCTGGAGCAACTGTCACGCTGCCAGCCCGATGCGGTGCTGACCGACAACTCGCTGCCAGGGATGAACGGCCATGAGCTGCTCAAGGCCTTGAGCCAGCGTGCGCCGGAGCTCAAGGTGATCATGATGACCGGCTACGGCAATGTTGAAGACGCCGTGCTGGCGATGAAAGAGGGCGCCTTCCACTACCTGACCAAACCGGTGGTGCTGGCCGAACTCAAGCTGATGCTGGAAAAGGCCCTGGCCACCGAACGTATGGAACGCACCTTGTCGTTCTACCAGGAGCGCGAGGCGCAAAAATCCGGCGGCCAGGCATTGATCGGCGAATCACCGGCCATGCTTGGCCTCAAGCACACCATCGGCCAGTTGCTCGATGCCGAGCAGCGCATGGCCAGCGGTGACCTGCCACCGGTACTGGTGGAGGGCGAGACCGGCACCGGCAAGGAACTGGTGGCGCGCGCCCTGCATTTTGATGGCGTGCGCAGCAAGGGGCCGTTTATCGAGTTCAACTGTGCGTCGATCCCGGCCAACTTGCTGGAGGCAGAGTTGTTCGGCCATGAGAAAGGTGCCTTTACCGATGCCAAGGACCGCCGGGTCGGCCTGGTCGAAGCTGCGGACGGCGGCACCTTGTTCCTCGACGAGATCGGCGAGATGGACCTGCTGCTCCAGGCCAAGCTGCTCAAACTGCTGGAAGACCGCACCATTCGCCGCATTGGTGCGGTGAAAGAGCGCAAGGTCGACCTGCGCATCATTAGCGCCACCAACTGCAACCTGGAACAGATGGTGCAGCAGGGCAAGTTTCGTCGTGATCTGTTTTTCCGCCTGCGCATCATCTCGATCAAAGTGCCCAGGCTGTATGCCCGTGGCGAAGACATCCTGCTGTTGGCCCGGCATTTCCTGGCCTTGCACGGCAAGCGCTATGGCAAACCGAACCTGCGCTTTAGCGATGAGGCCGAGGAGTTGATGCTCAACTACAGCTGGCCGGGCAACGTACGTGAACTGCGCAACATGCTCGAGCAGACGGTACTGCTCGCGCCGCAGGAGGTGATTGCCCCGCATCAGCTCAACGTGTGCATGAGCCTGGTGGATGAACCCCTGGAGATGCCAACGCCAGTGGCGCACGAAGCCTATGGCAATGGCGAGATGGCCTCGGCGAGCTTGCCGGAAGTGGAGCGCGACATGGTGCGCAAGATGCTCGACCGCACCGACTGGAACGTGACCAAATCGGCGCGGTTGCTGGGCTTGAGCCGCGACATGCTGCGTTACCGCATCGAGAAGCTTGGCCTGACCCGGCCGGACAAACGGCAGTGGTAG
- a CDS encoding lytic transglycosylase domain-containing protein, whose protein sequence is MRWLTAGILAWLASSNPAQADVYISVKADGSYVLSNVHRPGRSYQRVISETALSLASSGPQLITGMPYAEEVAAAAQANDLPAALLHAVIQAESRYDPNARSSSGAVGLMQLMPDTAKAMGVKNVLDPAANVQGGARYLKRMLTLFDNDITLAVAAYNAGPDAVMRRGRVVPPFAETQRYVPKVLRQYRRLQGLDVGGSGLAPR, encoded by the coding sequence ATGCGCTGGCTCACTGCGGGAATCCTGGCCTGGTTGGCCAGCAGCAATCCGGCTCAGGCCGATGTGTACATCTCGGTCAAGGCCGATGGCAGCTATGTGTTGAGCAATGTGCACCGGCCGGGGCGCAGCTATCAGCGGGTGATCAGCGAGACGGCGCTGAGCCTGGCCAGCAGCGGCCCGCAATTGATCACCGGCATGCCCTACGCCGAAGAGGTGGCGGCTGCAGCGCAAGCCAACGACCTGCCGGCGGCCTTGCTGCACGCGGTGATCCAGGCCGAATCGCGCTACGACCCCAACGCCCGCTCCAGCAGTGGTGCAGTGGGCCTGATGCAACTGATGCCCGACACCGCCAAGGCCATGGGGGTGAAGAACGTGCTTGATCCTGCCGCCAACGTGCAGGGTGGCGCGCGCTACCTCAAGCGCATGCTCACGCTGTTCGACAACGACATCACCCTGGCGGTCGCCGCCTACAACGCCGGGCCCGATGCGGTGATGCGCCGCGGCCGGGTGGTGCCACCGTTCGCCGAGACCCAGCGCTACGTGCCCAAGGTGCTGCGCCAGTACCGGCGACTGCAGGGCTTGGACGTGGGTGGGAGCGGGCTTGCCCCGCGATAG
- the tenA gene encoding thiaminase II, translating to MDIFERLKQAAATDWHSYVEHDFVRQMGAGSLAQPAFRQYLVQDYLFLIQFARSWALAAYKSRTLADIRAAQAGLAAILDETELHVRLCQRWGLSAEDLAATPEHQATVAYTRFVLDCGAAGDLLDLHVALAPCVIGYAEIGTQLTPNGVQALGDHPYREWIGEYAGAAYQGVATAARAHLDDLAARSMTERRFEDLVKIFAQASRLEADFWQMGLDAVG from the coding sequence ATGGATATCTTCGAGCGCCTGAAACAGGCCGCTGCCACCGACTGGCACAGCTACGTCGAGCACGACTTCGTCCGCCAGATGGGTGCCGGCAGCTTGGCGCAACCGGCGTTTCGCCAGTACCTGGTACAGGACTACCTGTTCCTGATCCAGTTCGCCCGCTCCTGGGCCCTGGCCGCCTACAAGAGCCGCACCCTCGCCGATATCCGTGCCGCTCAGGCCGGGCTTGCGGCGATTCTCGATGAAACCGAGCTGCACGTACGCCTGTGCCAGCGCTGGGGGTTGTCGGCCGAAGATCTGGCGGCAACGCCGGAGCATCAGGCCACCGTGGCCTACACCCGCTTCGTTCTCGACTGCGGTGCTGCCGGTGACCTGCTGGACCTGCACGTGGCCCTGGCACCGTGCGTAATCGGTTACGCCGAAATCGGCACCCAACTGACACCCAACGGTGTCCAGGCGCTGGGCGATCACCCGTATCGCGAGTGGATCGGCGAGTACGCCGGCGCCGCCTACCAGGGCGTCGCCACTGCTGCCCGTGCGCACCTGGACGACCTGGCCGCGCGGAGCATGACCGAACGTCGCTTCGAGGACCTGGTCAAGATCTTCGCCCAGGCCTCGCGGCTGGAAGCCGACTTCTGGCAAATGGGGCTGGATGCTGTGGGGTAA
- a CDS encoding TenA family protein has protein sequence MTARFTDSLRQHSEPSWTQCIEHRFVNELLDGSLADPVLINYLIQDHRFIDAFLTLLGAAMASADTFEARIRLGRFAGMIAGEENTYFLRAFQALGVSQAQRLEAPDSVPTAGFKAIMREAAATRSYAAALAVLNVAEGLYLDWALRAREPLPPRFEHAEWITLHNSPAFQDFVAFLRAELDRVGPDQAQLSRDFFLRSVALEQAFFDAAYDLKG, from the coding sequence ATGACCGCGCGCTTTACCGACAGCCTTCGCCAGCACAGTGAACCGAGCTGGACCCAGTGCATCGAACACCGTTTCGTCAACGAACTGCTCGACGGCAGCCTGGCCGACCCGGTGCTGATCAACTACCTGATTCAGGACCACCGCTTCATCGATGCCTTCCTGACCCTGCTCGGCGCCGCCATGGCCAGCGCCGACACCTTCGAGGCACGCATTCGCCTGGGGCGCTTTGCCGGGATGATTGCCGGTGAAGAGAACACCTACTTCCTGCGTGCCTTCCAAGCCCTGGGCGTCAGCCAGGCGCAGCGCCTTGAAGCGCCGGATTCAGTGCCGACTGCCGGTTTCAAGGCGATCATGCGCGAGGCCGCCGCAACCCGCTCCTACGCCGCCGCCCTGGCGGTGCTCAACGTTGCCGAAGGCCTGTACCTGGACTGGGCCCTGCGGGCCCGCGAGCCCTTGCCGCCGCGCTTCGAGCACGCCGAATGGATCACCCTGCACAACAGCCCGGCGTTCCAGGACTTCGTCGCCTTCCTGCGCGCCGAACTGGACCGGGTCGGGCCGGATCAGGCGCAGCTCAGCCGCGATTTTTTCCTGCGCAGCGTTGCGCTGGAGCAGGCGTTCTTCGACGCCGCCTACGACCTCAAGGGGTAA
- the gspG gene encoding type II secretion system major pseudopilin GspG codes for MNNTYRTQHGFTLLELLVVLVVLGLLAGIVAPKYFSQLGRSEAKVARAQIEGLSKALDLYRLEVGHYPNSEQGLQALVVAPSDEVRWSGPYLQKKVPQDPWGRSYIYRQPGENGEYDLLSMGKDGQPGGDGENAEITSWQ; via the coding sequence ATGAACAACACATACCGCACGCAACACGGCTTCACCCTGCTCGAACTGTTGGTGGTGCTGGTGGTGCTGGGGCTCTTGGCCGGCATCGTCGCGCCCAAGTACTTCAGCCAGTTGGGGCGCTCGGAGGCCAAGGTGGCCCGGGCGCAGATCGAAGGCCTGAGCAAGGCCCTGGACCTGTACCGCCTGGAGGTGGGGCATTACCCCAATTCCGAGCAAGGCCTGCAGGCCCTGGTGGTGGCGCCCAGCGACGAAGTGCGCTGGTCGGGCCCGTACCTGCAGAAGAAGGTCCCGCAAGACCCTTGGGGCCGCAGCTACATCTATCGCCAACCGGGGGAAAACGGCGAGTACGACTTGCTGTCGATGGGCAAGGACGGCCAGCCCGGCGGCGATGGCGAGAACGCCGAGATCACCAGCTGGCAATAA
- a CDS encoding multicopper oxidase domain-containing protein gives MKTPCLSPRVLSIALAIALLADASASPIDDVDPPEPGDPSAFSDPPADAAGALNAILQQPEANIGAFDLPEGEGDRNTPRQENERPPALQTSFNYPTNGVPSPLFGAQPFSQQLLLFEEFGPARLDPTTPAGLLVLPAPASGPAPQQDPLNVARSSPPGALLDAFLKQPGLTPFPGQFANVIDRNPWQAQIEQFLNRHIGSAAEGRPPGKGWSHQRWNEFYPQAAYKTAQAGARINGGLRDTLQMHHYSVGEFGPGGLYYNTAGQANTLGTTKGVDTRFHPNMPLQDHKSLWTFDGTLPAKLLMVRYGQPLLMRHYNALPIDPAANHGFGLHTISTHEHNGHSPAESDGYANAFFFPGQYYDYRWPIQLAGYDSINTRAEDPRAAFPCTPGETLWVNDVNPGLKACDNGSIRIRGDWRETMSTHWFHDHMLDFTAQNVYKGNAAMMNYYSALDRGNEAFDDGVNLRLPSGSALSWGNRDYDVNLLIADKAWNQNGQLWFNPFNTDGFLGDQILVNWQYKPYLDVRARSYRLRILNGSVSRYLKLALVREVKGGAGEFAGPKGSGLSYARVPFHMIANDGNIMEHAVPFDGSMDLDADGDRQDHNAILPTQGIAERFDIVINFARNGIKPGDKLFLVNLQAHDTGKGPKEEIALADVLSEKYLAVIKQTSKGPQWDKGDPTVTKVLQFNVKAYSGQDLAMDPSAYEPAKPGKAAGKVMIPLKLHRDDPADIARLAQARHRTFIFGRSDGTDQAPWTVKTDNGFGFHMDPRRLNAAPQLASGPTDAGASGFGTLEIWKIQNGGNGWSHPVHVHFEEGIILSRGGKAPPEWEKWARKDVYRIGSEADGLDNVEVAINFREFAGTYMEHCHNTQHEDNSMLLRWDIEHPGQLQLMPTPLPSWDGVKYVNSAALPTWRSGDGKGPQVKVGK, from the coding sequence CCGTCGGCCTTCAGCGACCCGCCTGCCGATGCCGCTGGGGCCCTGAACGCCATCCTGCAGCAACCAGAGGCCAACATTGGCGCCTTCGACCTGCCTGAAGGCGAGGGTGACCGCAACACCCCGCGCCAGGAAAACGAACGCCCGCCAGCCTTGCAGACCAGCTTCAACTACCCCACCAACGGCGTGCCCAGCCCGCTGTTCGGCGCCCAGCCGTTCAGCCAGCAGTTGTTGCTGTTCGAAGAGTTCGGCCCGGCGCGGCTGGATCCGACCACCCCGGCCGGGTTGCTGGTGCTCCCGGCACCCGCCAGCGGCCCGGCGCCGCAGCAAGACCCGTTGAATGTCGCACGCAGTTCACCACCCGGGGCGTTGCTCGATGCCTTTCTCAAACAACCGGGACTGACACCTTTCCCTGGGCAGTTTGCCAATGTCATCGACCGCAACCCCTGGCAGGCGCAGATCGAGCAGTTCCTCAACCGGCATATCGGCTCTGCCGCCGAAGGCCGGCCGCCAGGCAAGGGCTGGTCGCACCAGCGCTGGAACGAGTTCTACCCGCAAGCGGCCTACAAGACGGCGCAGGCCGGTGCGCGGATCAATGGCGGGTTGCGCGATACCCTGCAGATGCACCATTACAGCGTCGGCGAATTCGGCCCCGGCGGGCTGTACTACAACACTGCAGGCCAAGCCAATACCCTGGGGACTACCAAGGGCGTCGACACCCGTTTTCATCCCAATATGCCGCTGCAGGACCACAAGTCGCTATGGACCTTCGACGGCACCCTGCCAGCCAAGCTGCTGATGGTGCGCTACGGTCAGCCGCTGTTGATGCGCCATTACAACGCCTTGCCGATTGATCCTGCAGCCAACCACGGCTTTGGCCTGCACACCATCAGCACCCACGAGCACAATGGACACTCTCCGGCTGAAAGCGACGGCTACGCCAATGCGTTCTTCTTCCCCGGCCAGTACTACGACTATCGCTGGCCGATCCAGCTGGCCGGCTACGATAGCATCAACACCCGCGCCGAAGATCCGCGCGCAGCGTTCCCCTGCACGCCGGGCGAGACCCTGTGGGTCAACGATGTCAACCCGGGGCTCAAAGCCTGTGACAACGGCAGCATCCGCATTCGTGGCGACTGGCGCGAAACCATGAGCACCCACTGGTTTCACGACCATATGCTCGATTTCACCGCGCAGAACGTCTACAAGGGCAACGCTGCGATGATGAACTACTACAGCGCCCTGGACCGCGGCAACGAGGCCTTTGACGATGGCGTCAACCTGCGCCTGCCCAGCGGTTCGGCGCTGTCGTGGGGCAACCGCGACTATGACGTCAACCTGTTGATTGCCGACAAGGCCTGGAACCAGAACGGCCAGCTATGGTTCAACCCGTTCAACACCGACGGTTTTCTGGGCGACCAGATCCTGGTCAACTGGCAGTACAAGCCGTACCTGGATGTACGCGCGCGCAGCTACCGTTTACGCATTCTCAATGGCTCGGTGTCGCGCTACCTGAAGCTGGCGCTGGTGCGTGAGGTCAAGGGCGGCGCGGGTGAGTTCGCCGGGCCCAAGGGCTCGGGGCTTTCCTATGCGCGGGTGCCGTTCCACATGATCGCCAACGACGGCAACATCATGGAGCATGCGGTGCCGTTCGACGGCAGCATGGACCTGGACGCCGACGGCGACCGGCAGGACCACAACGCCATCCTGCCGACCCAGGGCATCGCCGAGCGTTTCGACATCGTGATCAACTTCGCCAGGAATGGCATCAAGCCCGGCGACAAGCTGTTCCTGGTCAACCTGCAGGCCCACGACACCGGCAAGGGTCCCAAGGAAGAGATCGCCCTGGCCGACGTGCTTTCGGAAAAATACCTGGCGGTGATCAAGCAGACCAGCAAGGGCCCACAGTGGGACAAGGGCGACCCGACGGTGACCAAGGTCTTGCAGTTCAACGTCAAGGCCTACAGCGGCCAGGACCTGGCCATGGACCCGAGTGCCTATGAGCCAGCCAAACCTGGCAAGGCGGCCGGCAAGGTGATGATCCCGCTCAAGCTGCACCGTGACGACCCAGCGGACATTGCCCGCCTGGCCCAGGCTCGTCACCGCACCTTCATTTTCGGCCGCTCCGACGGCACCGACCAGGCGCCCTGGACGGTCAAGACTGACAACGGCTTTGGCTTCCACATGGACCCACGGCGGCTGAACGCGGCGCCACAACTGGCCAGCGGCCCGACCGATGCCGGCGCCAGCGGCTTCGGCACCCTGGAAATCTGGAAGATCCAGAATGGCGGCAATGGCTGGAGCCACCCAGTGCACGTGCACTTCGAGGAGGGCATCATCCTCAGCCGCGGCGGCAAGGCCCCGCCGGAATGGGAAAAATGGGCGCGCAAGGACGTCTACCGCATCGGCAGCGAGGCCGATGGCCTGGACAACGTCGAGGTGGCGATCAATTTTCGCGAGTTCGCCGGCACCTACATGGAGCACTGCCACAACACCCAGCACGAGGACAACTCGATGCTGCTGCGCTGGGACATCGAGCACCCGGGGCAGTTGCAGTTGATGCCCACGCCGTTGCCCAGTTGGGATGGAGTCAAGTACGTCAACTCTGCAGCGCTGCCCACCTGGCGCAGCGGTGATGGCAAGGGCCCGCAAGTCAAGGTCGGCAAATAG
- a CDS encoding type II secretion system F family protein — protein MRYELKALGKAGVVVLQVDAQDPGQAREQVEQQGLRVVSVRSCQRLAGLRWRRSEVFNLVLFSQELTTLLNAGLPLIDALESLAEKETAPQARKTLSELVRLLYEGKSLSQALAQLPSVFPPLYVALVQSSEKTGALGDALGRYVAYRQRMDAVRQKIVSASIYPLLLLLVGGGVVLFLLGYVVPRFSLVFEGLGTELPWMSRWLMQAGMFLHAHQLAMGSGFVLLMALLFGLRRNLRVRRWLNRQLQRLPALHQRLVMYELARFYRSLGILLQGGIPILTAMAMARGLLGAASALRLEQACERVKEGLSLSAALEAGQLVTPVSLRLLRAGEQSGNLGQMMERSADFYDEEISRWIEWFVRLFEPLLMTFIGLLIGLIVILMYMPIFELASSIH, from the coding sequence ATGCGCTATGAACTCAAAGCCTTGGGCAAAGCCGGCGTGGTCGTGCTCCAGGTCGACGCCCAGGACCCGGGCCAGGCCCGCGAGCAGGTCGAGCAGCAAGGCCTGCGGGTGGTCAGCGTGCGCAGTTGCCAGCGCCTGGCCGGCTTGCGCTGGCGGCGCAGCGAGGTGTTCAACCTGGTGTTGTTCAGCCAGGAGCTGACCACCCTGCTCAACGCCGGCCTGCCCCTGATCGATGCCCTGGAGAGCCTGGCCGAGAAAGAGACCGCGCCCCAGGCACGCAAGACCCTCAGTGAGCTGGTGCGCCTGCTGTATGAAGGCAAGTCGTTGTCCCAGGCCCTGGCGCAGTTACCCAGCGTGTTCCCGCCGCTGTACGTGGCGCTGGTGCAATCGAGCGAGAAGACCGGCGCCCTGGGCGATGCCCTGGGCCGTTACGTCGCCTATCGCCAGCGCATGGACGCGGTGCGGCAGAAGATCGTCAGCGCTTCGATCTACCCGCTGTTGCTGTTGTTGGTGGGCGGCGGCGTGGTGCTGTTTCTGCTGGGCTATGTGGTGCCGCGCTTCAGCCTGGTGTTTGAAGGCCTGGGCACGGAGCTGCCATGGATGTCGCGCTGGCTGATGCAGGCCGGGATGTTCCTGCACGCCCACCAACTGGCCATGGGCAGCGGCTTTGTACTGCTGATGGCGCTATTGTTCGGCCTGCGCCGCAACTTGCGCGTGCGCCGCTGGCTGAACCGCCAGCTGCAGCGTTTACCGGCCCTGCACCAGCGCCTGGTGATGTATGAACTGGCGCGATTCTATCGCTCACTGGGGATCCTCCTGCAAGGCGGTATCCCGATCCTCACCGCCATGGCCATGGCCCGCGGCCTGCTCGGCGCGGCCAGTGCACTGCGGCTTGAGCAGGCCTGTGAACGGGTCAAGGAAGGCCTGTCGCTGTCGGCGGCGCTCGAGGCCGGGCAACTGGTGACCCCCGTGTCGCTGCGCTTGCTGCGCGCCGGCGAGCAGTCGGGCAATCTGGGGCAGATGATGGAGCGCAGCGCCGACTTCTACGACGAAGAAATCAGCCGCTGGATCGAGTGGTTCGTGCGCCTGTTCGAACCGCTGCTGATGACCTTTATCGGCCTGCTGATCGGCTTGATTGTGATCTTGATGTACATGCCGATTTTCGAGCTGGCCTCGAGCATCCACTAG
- a CDS encoding sensor histidine kinase, which yields MQMLNKKLADEGPDSQATRQPLRQFNLLRWFSLVSLLIIASVAGGLGYVSTRFVVTDSVERDAMLTAQFIQAMAQAEVRHSRIPPGTTMGELLDPRLDQHHPSVTPTLAESTRVEFLDHVEHLPDTLLANVYALDRTIVWSTNPELIGKKIEGDDDLDQSFESKVAVSASYHKADEDREEQKFQREPQYLFIENYIPMFDSQGKKVLSMVEVYKEPQDLVRRIQRGYVLIWASTLLGGALIYFGLFWIVRRAASMLQTQQTQLVASETFVALGEMSSTVAHSLRNPLANIRSSAELAQDIASAPAQKNISDIISQVDRMSRWVRDLLVSLRPMNDDAEAVELVAAIDDTRHAYAQQLERHKVLVQVDTPEVAWVISQPVLLTQILNSLFANALEAMPSGGRLELAVHSLEDGRQLQLTLSDTGKGMTQQQERMVFKPFFTTKQGGLGVGLVLVKRIMERFGGSVSLASREEEGTRVCLIFNGAVGGEHGAEHSGSRG from the coding sequence ATGCAGATGCTCAACAAGAAACTGGCCGATGAGGGCCCCGACAGTCAGGCTACCCGCCAACCCTTGCGCCAGTTCAACCTGTTGCGCTGGTTCTCGCTGGTCAGCCTGTTGATCATCGCTTCGGTGGCAGGCGGGTTGGGCTATGTGTCAACGCGCTTCGTGGTCACCGACAGCGTCGAGCGCGATGCCATGCTCACCGCCCAGTTCATCCAGGCCATGGCCCAGGCCGAAGTGCGCCACTCGCGCATCCCGCCGGGTACCACCATGGGCGAGTTGCTCGACCCGCGCCTGGACCAGCATCACCCTAGCGTCACCCCGACCCTGGCCGAATCCACCCGGGTGGAATTTCTCGACCATGTCGAGCATCTGCCCGACACCTTGCTGGCCAATGTCTACGCGCTGGACCGGACCATCGTCTGGTCGACCAACCCGGAACTGATCGGCAAGAAAATCGAAGGCGATGATGATCTTGACCAGTCCTTCGAGTCGAAGGTGGCGGTGTCGGCCAGCTATCACAAGGCCGACGAAGACCGCGAAGAACAGAAGTTCCAGCGCGAGCCGCAGTACCTGTTCATCGAAAACTACATCCCCATGTTCGACAGCCAGGGCAAGAAGGTGCTGTCGATGGTCGAGGTGTACAAGGAACCCCAGGACCTGGTGCGGCGCATCCAGCGCGGTTATGTGCTGATCTGGGCTTCGACTCTGCTGGGAGGGGCGTTGATCTACTTTGGCCTGTTCTGGATCGTGCGCCGCGCGGCGAGCATGCTGCAGACCCAGCAAACTCAGCTGGTGGCCAGCGAAACCTTTGTCGCCCTGGGCGAGATGTCCTCGACAGTGGCCCACAGCCTGCGCAATCCGCTGGCCAATATCCGCTCCAGCGCCGAGCTGGCCCAGGACATTGCCAGCGCGCCTGCGCAAAAGAACATCAGCGACATCATCAGCCAGGTTGACCGCATGTCGCGTTGGGTACGCGACTTGCTGGTATCGCTGCGGCCAATGAACGACGATGCCGAAGCGGTCGAGCTGGTGGCGGCGATCGATGACACCCGTCATGCCTATGCCCAGCAACTGGAGCGGCACAAGGTCCTGGTGCAGGTCGACACGCCAGAGGTGGCCTGGGTGATCAGCCAACCAGTGTTGCTTACCCAGATTCTCAACAGCCTGTTCGCCAACGCCCTGGAAGCCATGCCCAGCGGTGGGCGGCTGGAGCTGGCGGTGCACAGCCTTGAAGACGGCCGGCAACTGCAACTGACCTTGAGCGACACCGGCAAGGGCATGACCCAGCAGCAGGAACGGATGGTCTTCAAGCCGTTTTTCACCACCAAACAGGGCGGCCTCGGCGTCGGCCTGGTGCTGGTCAAGCGGATCATGGAACGTTTTGGCGGCTCGGTGAGCCTGGCCAGCCGCGAAGAGGAAGGAACCCGTGTTTGCCTGATCTTCAACGGTGCAGTGGGAGGGGAACATGGAGCAGAGCATTCTGGTAGTCGAGGATGA
- a CDS encoding SCO family protein produces the protein MGVIARCLALLWLCLSLPGLAEEATPWGAQYFPNTELIDQDGEHLRFFDDLIKDKVVVINFIFTGCGDSCPLETARLRQVQQLLGERVGREVFFYSISIDPLSDSPEVLKAYAGKFKVGPGWRFLTGDKQQIDALRRTLGLFIEGVDNGRSRDHNLSLIVGNQATGRWMKASPFENPWILADQLANSLQNWKQPSSEQSYADAPQIRPPSSGEELFRTRCAACHSLGPEDGQSSGLRAVGPDLLGVTRRREHRWLSRWIREPDRMLAEHDPQAMALYQQFNAVAMPNLRLGEDDAQALLTFLEEEAVRQLQ, from the coding sequence ATGGGCGTTATCGCGCGGTGCCTGGCGTTGCTGTGGTTGTGCCTGAGCCTGCCGGGGCTGGCCGAGGAGGCCACACCCTGGGGGGCGCAGTACTTCCCCAACACCGAATTGATCGACCAGGACGGTGAACACCTGCGGTTTTTCGACGACCTGATCAAGGACAAGGTGGTGGTGATCAACTTCATCTTCACCGGTTGTGGCGACTCCTGCCCGCTGGAAACCGCGCGCCTGCGCCAAGTCCAGCAACTGCTGGGCGAGCGGGTCGGGCGTGAGGTGTTCTTCTACTCCATCAGCATCGACCCGCTCAGTGACAGCCCCGAGGTACTCAAGGCCTACGCCGGCAAGTTCAAGGTTGGGCCCGGCTGGCGCTTTTTGACTGGTGACAAGCAGCAGATCGATGCCCTGCGGCGCACCCTGGGCCTGTTTATCGAAGGTGTCGACAACGGCCGCAGCCGCGACCATAACCTCAGCCTGATCGTCGGCAACCAGGCCACCGGGCGCTGGATGAAGGCCTCGCCCTTTGAAAACCCGTGGATTCTTGCCGACCAGTTGGCCAACAGCCTGCAGAACTGGAAACAGCCCAGCAGCGAGCAAAGCTACGCCGACGCCCCGCAGATCCGCCCGCCGAGCAGCGGCGAGGAGCTGTTTCGCACCCGTTGTGCGGCCTGTCACAGCCTTGGCCCGGAGGATGGTCAAAGCTCCGGCCTGCGCGCGGTCGGCCCCGACCTGTTGGGGGTGACCCGGCGCCGTGAGCACCGCTGGCTGAGCCGCTGGATTCGCGAGCCCGACCGCATGCTCGCCGAACACGACCCCCAGGCCATGGCGCTCTACCAGCAGTTCAACGCCGTGGCGATGCCCAACCTGCGCCTGGGCGAGGACGATGCCCAGGCCCTGCTGACGTTTCTTGAAGAGGAGGCCGTGCGCCAGCTGCAATAG